From the Candidatus Nanoarchaeia archaeon genome, the window CAGCGAGTTCTGGTGGAAGATCTGACTAGGTGGAGCAGGAGAGTAGAGGATGGCCTGAAAACAATTAAAGAAGCCGCAGAATATGGCTGCACAGTAACATCTGCGGCAGAGGGAGAGGTTGATGTTACGATGCCTGACGGCTGGTTTAGATGTGCCTTGGCCTTTATGATGGCTGAGTGGGCATCAAGGAGCATGAGCTGGAAGGTAAAGTCAGGCATGGATAGGCTCAGAAACAGCACAGAGAAGGCATGTAGGAGCTGCGGAGTTGTGCATCTTGGCAGGCATCCAGGAAGCTGCCAATGTAGAAGATGCCTCAAAAAGAAAGGGTAGGTCAAAAACTTAATAGGGAAAACCATCAAAAAACAAGGGCTTCAATAGGTTAGCCTTTTCAGAAAAAAACGTCGCAGGAGTTTGCGCAGCCAACCTAGTGCCCAACAGGATAAAAGTGCGCGGACCTGGGTAAATGCCAACTTCCTTCTTGCACCGATATCGCCTTTTTTTGCCCAGGCCCGCACAATATTAATGCCGGTTCTATATAAGTTTTATGCTTCGCTGTTTTCTGTCATACATATTTTAATAAGGAGCTTATCGCTACAGGAATGTATGAAAACTCTTCTTATTTCGGCAATTATGCTCTGCTTGCTTGCTGCCTTCGCATCGGCGAGAGGCGATCTTGCGAACCAGGCTCTTGATTCTGATATGATCAAAACCCAGTCAGGAGATTTTTTTCCCTTGGACATTGGCGGATTTGATCCGCAAACGGGCCAGCACAGCGCAAACTTCTTCCTGGGAAATCCAGTCTATTTAAGATTCTCTGACGTTCCCTACAATGTCCGGTGCAATGATGCCCGGTTTGTCGTTGAGATTTACCAACCAAACGGCCAGGCTCAGGTGCTTCGCTCAGCCCCCTTCAGGATTGACGGCTGGCCCAATCCTAACCAACTTAAAGAGGGCCAGGTGCTTGCCTATAATCCTCAGATGATAGGACGGTATGACATGACGGAATACATCTATTGCTATGATGGGGCGCTGTTCAAGCAGAATAATCCGGAATACACCAACGGAGCATGCTTCGGGGAATCTCCATTGCCATCGAATTATTATAGGGTCTCATGCGTTAATCCTGAGAAGGACAGGGATCTCTTTTTTGTGACCCAGCAAAACCCAATCTGCAATAATGTTGGCGCTGTTTTTGAGTCTGGCTGCGACTCCGACAACAATCTGAGAGAAGTATATCAGACTTCAGACTGCACCGCAGCATCAAGGCTTATCCAGGACTGTGAAGCACAATGTATTGACGGCAGGTGCGTTGGAGAGGAAGAATATAGGGCTGAGGTGGAATCCAAGACAGGAACGCAGTATGGCGGCTCAGTAACTCAATCGCCTTCCAGCTCTGGAGAATCCAGCGGCAACAACCTCCTCATCCCCTTCACCATTGCTCTAAGCGTTGTGGTGCTGCTTTTCATAATCTGGAAGAGATGAAACTCCTCTGTTATTAAAAAATTACCATACAATGTCCTACGTCTGTTATAAGAAGGTTA encodes:
- a CDS encoding recombinase family protein, with product QRVLVEDLTRWSRRVEDGLKTIKEAAEYGCTVTSAAEGEVDVTMPDGWFRCALAFMMAEWASRSMSWKVKSGMDRLRNSTEKACRSCGVVHLGRHPGSCQCRRCLKKKG